From the Papaver somniferum cultivar HN1 chromosome 2, ASM357369v1, whole genome shotgun sequence genome, the window AGGAAAAGCACTCCTCAGGAAATAATGCTATTATGCTACCCCAACTTTGATGAGGAAGGCATGAGATGAAGCAACTTAACTTGGTAAGAATCACTCTACACTGGCATGAAGGTGGGAAACAAGAAAAAGAACCCAAGAAAACACATGGAACTCAGTCAGGGTTTCAAACCTTACCTTTCTGCATGTTGACATTGGTTCATCTGAATAAAAAGGTGGATATCCCACAAGCATTTCATACATAATAGCTCCAAGTGACCACCTGCAACAAACATCGAAAGCCTCTCTTTAGTTCAAGGTAAATAAGAGAATAAATTAATTGAACATTAAAGTCATCGATTGATTACCAATCACATTCCATTCCATATCCTTTCTTCAACAAAACTTCTGGAGCAATATAGTCAGGTGTACCAACAGTAGAGTAAGCCTGGAAATTTCCAACATTACAACTTAGCAAATACAATACAAAGGGGCCAGCATCAAATATCAGTACAGTAACGGGTTCCCCAGTGAAAATATCCGAGATAAACACCATTTTCTATTATAAGTTAAAAATGAAGATAAATACATTTTACTCACCAGCATCCTCCGATTTCTCTGCCAATGTTGCAATTGCTCCTGTTGTGTACGTTTTGGTGCAGTCCGGCCCTCATCATTCTGCTGGGATCCATTTCCATTGTTTGCCACAGAAAAATCCTTTTCATGTAGTGTACTGCAGTCTAATGGCTTACACAGTCCGAAGTCGGACAGCTTCATGTGCCCACATTTATCCAGCAATAGATTGTCGGGTTTAATATCTCTGTGAAACAATTATGAAGAGTTACCATTCTGATCCCctaaaagaaaaatgaacatGAACATACTACGAAAAGTTCCATGAACATTATTAACGCACAACACCTGTGGATGTAATTATGTTTGTGGATAGATTCAATAGCCAGAATTGTTTCCCCTATGTAAAATTTGGCTTCATCTTCAGTCAAAGTATCCTTCCGCATAAGTAAAGTCATCATATCTCCACCAGGTAGATATTCCATAATTAGATACAAGAACTCCTCGTCTTGGAAAGAACAGTAAAGTTTGACTATGCAATTGCTATCAACTTCTGCAAGTAGATTCCTTTCAGCTTTAACATGCTCGACCTGAAGAAGGGTAACTTGCTATAAGAATAATGGAAAGATCTATACCAAAAGGGGTTTTCTAAAAAACAAATACATGCATGAATACCTGCCCTCTGCGAAGCATTTCCgatttcttcagcttcttcattGCATATACATGACTTGTTGCCTTCTCTCTACAGACCCTGACCTGCAACATGAGTAGAATATGTAACTAATGTTCTTCTTTTCTAGTTTTCTCTTTTTTGTTCTATGGCAAGAAGCTACCATAAACTGAAGACTAAAAACAGGAAGGTACATTGTAAGGCAAACTTGGTAAATGGAACAAAAGAAACAGATACCATGTGAGAAAATTATACCTCCCCAAAAGCACCCTTTCCTATCATCGTCAGCAGCTCAAAATCATCAGCTCCCATCTTATGCCTCTGTAGGCGCATATACTCTGTTTCTTTCTTTTCCAGGTGCTTAAAAAGGTTGTTCTGCTCTTCCTCAGACACATCAGCATCAGCCAGCTTCCTTTCAAGCATATCACGTCtagtcaaaaacaaaaacaaacaaagcaACTAGTCACTAAGAAGTACTATTGGTTTAAGTGTTGTGCAAACAATGCATGTCTTCTGTGCAAAACTAGAACACAGTGAACCCTAATTGATTGCATCCAAAACTTCTTAAATATGGATCTTTTGGTTTGCGACAACCTGGACAGTGTTTGTAAATAACCATGTCCTCTGTGTACAACCAAGTACACATTAAACAACAAGTTTTATTGCATTAAAAACTCTATAAAGagatatataaactaaggaatttctTGTCGACCGGCTTGGCTCAGATGCAAGTAACCATATACTTGATTTGCTACGAGTTTTTAAGTAGGGTTCTGTTAGCAAACACATGTGCTAACAAGAAGCTACCATAATAACAAGACAACTGCAATCTTGCATGCCAAAACCAGTAAAAAGTTGCTTTCAAATTCAAGTAAACCAAATGACAGAGTGCACAATTAAAAAGATCTGAATTGCAAACTAATTAAATGGATTCACTAAACCTTGGACTCAGTGCATTGCACAGAAAGTTGCCATCTGTACAATATTAGTCAAAACCAAAACtcaaccttttcttcttctttttgttgattATTGAGCAGCATATTTCTTGGACTAGATACATCATACAACATtactactctctctctctctctctctctctgagcCATAGACATCATTTAAGCTTCAGGAGATGTTAAGATGTACGATAATAGCAAATGGATTCAGTACAGGTGTTTGTCGCGTGGCAATGGTTTCAGGGATGTCGAGATGTATGATGATAGTCACTGGTTTCAGTACAGGTGTTTTTCGTGTGGCAACAATTGAATATGAATGCTATATCCCACTTTAAAAATTAAGTCAGCAGTTAAATTGGTAACTCAGAGGGGGAAATCCAAGCAAAATGGGAATTATCACACTTCTCACCAATCACCTTACTTCAAAAGGAATTTGCAGAAAAATCCTTATTCCTACATAATGCTGCCAAGTGCCATGCATGAACCGAACACGAATCATTAAAGACATCCATGTCAGAGATTtctcaaactaaaaaaaataaggcAGCTTTCATCTTATCAACCAAAGCTAAGATACCGATGCATGCAATCCAAAGCATTAATCACCAGAGGTTTCCCAAATAGGCAAAGTTCCCGAGGAACCATAAATCACAACTAAGCATTTCCGGTTACCTTGAAGATACTTGATTTGCAGATACTACCAATAACAACAAAGAAACTGCAAGTAAAAATATCACAAAAATCCGGAGTTTAAAAATAACGCACCTTTCCTTCCTCTCCTGCAAATTCTTCATTTGTTCCTTATAATGATTTTCTATGTACTGTTTTGCTGCAGCAACTTTTTGTTTAGTTACATTAGAAGGCACCATTTCATCATTTACAACCAATTTTGACCCTTCTTTACCATCTGGTGCTTCCTTCTTTGCTCTAAATTTATCTCTTGGTTGAAACTTTGAAAACCAACTCCTTGCTGAATCCATTTCCCTACTTAACTTACTCTACAATGTACTAATATATCCAAATCTCATACAAAATTAATCATTTCTCATGCCTGATTGAGAAATTCATGATTCCAATTAATtccgcaaaaaaaaaaagaaaaaagaaaattgtaATTATTTTTCTGAGAAGAAACAAGGAAATGTGAATTCTTATTGCAAAACCTAACAACTAAAATTTTGAGCCTTTATTACAGAAAAAGGTAACAAATCATCAACAAAATTCAATTTCTATATAGATAATGAAGATCTATAAGACTATGAAACCAACATGAAGTATAAAATGTGTATCCTGAAACCctaattgaaaaccctaaaaatgacgAATCATGAAGATTATAAGAAAAAATAGATAGAAGAAAAAGAGTTGCCGTATAATTCGGGTTACCCTGaaagaaattgttgaagaaaaattCGGTGAAGGTTATTTAGATGAGAAAGAAGATAATGGGATTTCCCGCCATTGTAGATAATGAAGTAGTAATTATTAGAGTAATTATTTTGATGATCTTCAAAATTTCGTACTACTTTTTTCTTCTGTGCATGACCTCTCTTTTTTGCTTtctttctttttcgttttttctCTCTTAACTTTATATATGAAAATAATTTCTCTGTTTTACGCACTCGAAGACAAGAGTTAGGAGCTCGTATCTGATATTCTGATTAGAGGAGGTTAAATAGCATAGAGGAAGTTAAAAAGCGGATGAGGCACAACCGTGAGAGAATAATTGGTTCACAGGTTATAGAATTGCAGAGTTATAGAAAACTTTTTAAATCCAAGTCACAAAATAAGGCGTATAACTTGAGTCAGATTTTGAGTCAAACCTTTtagaaaaaatgaaaacaaacaaacaaatgatCAGGCATCTAACTGGGACCGACTTAGATTCAAATCACAAATCAGCCCTAAACAAGAAAATGTGGCTTTCAAGTATCCTATAGGGGATTTTAGAATACATACCTTCTAGCCTGATATATACTTTTTTTGTCCCTAAATAGATGACATAGTTCAAGTTTGCATGGTGTTTAAGACAAGGAGGAGAGAAGAGTTTCTTTAATACtctctccgttcttttttaatatggCGGTTTTgtttttagccaaattttaaggaaattaagagaactaatcattgaaaatgatcctcatgacacttgtcaataaaataagtgaagtgaaatggtccccgtgacacttgttagcaaaagaagtaaagtgaagtggtccacatgacacttgtcaccaaaagaagttaagagaaatgtgatcccaaaaaattaaagtaacatttaactttcccaattaagaaactggcctatttttctgaaacttttatttataaaaactggcctattaaaaaagaacggagggagtattttttacaattatattcttatggataataatttagggacggagggagtatttgtttATACAATGCTGCACAAGTGCAGTGTTCTCTTTCATGCTTAAACTAACAGGGATAGTTAAATGAGATTTTAAATAATCTTTTGAGAGTTTCCAAATCTATTGTTATTCCGAGATTTTTCCGGAGTCTCTTAATATCTTTTATTATTTGTTAGAAActtttttaagtcatttaaattctctaaAAATCAATGTTATTAGATTAGTATTTCATAAGAGTCGCTCCAACACTCCGGTTGTTCGAAGGATAACTAAAAGTCATTGATTTGGAGAGACTTTTTTAAGAAAATAGGTAGGGTATAAATCTCTCCCCAACATATGATATTTTGGAAAACTTGGAAATTGGGTGAATACTTATTTTTGAAAGTAGGACCATTGATGACCAAAGAACGGGTCATTTGCGTAGTAAACTAGTGAGATAACATAATAAATAAAATGCGGGATGAGTGGAATAAAAAGAATGGAAACTTAGCTAGGCATAGCTCAACAATGTGATTTCTTTTGACAATAAACACATATTTTACTAGGTATTCATGGTactattatttatattataaCATGCATAATATAGTCATTTTTCATCCTCATGGGCAGAAACATCTATCATATTACATAGTTCCTTTTCTTTTACGGAAAATTTGGATTACACGGAATCAAGTTGTGTTTAATCATCATATTTTTAATGCGAATCTCATCTTGCAACAGGCTATGTCCAAATCCCAAGAATATGTTGCCATTACTTCCTATTGCTCTCATACTTTACGTACTACTCAGATAATTGGATGGGTTTTCCCTTCTGCCGGTTATACTGTGTTAAATATAGATCGTTCAGCTAATACTGAATATGCTGCAGGCACAAGTGGAGTATAAGTCAGGCAATGGCTCATTCGTTACTACATTTTACAAACATGTTTTCAACAACACAACGACATAGCAGAATTATGGGGCACTCCAAGAGGGTTTGCAGTCAGCTCATACTCTAGGAATTAATAAGCTTCAAGTGGTTTCTGACTCCATGTACATAGTGCAATTTGTAAATGGTTTGTGTTTTGTTCCTTGGTTTTTTTGTTAACATCTTTACAGATATTGCCTTTTTGCTTAGTCTTTTTCAGGATGCTTGAATCTCTCATCACTACCGAGAGGGTAATTTTGTGGCTGATCTTCTGTCCAAGAAGGATGTATCAGTTGGTGTAAATCAAGTTTGAATTCATCAACCTCCTCCTTTCTTGTATGAGGATGTAACTGGGAAGGCTTTCCCCGTGCTGTAAAGCCCACTTAGTTTTTGAGTATAAAGcatacttacaaaaaaaaaaaaagagtaattgGTGGATGTGTTGAATATTTGATTAGATGCTATATATTTGTCGCATCTACAAATcacaaaaattattttttttatctctatAAGTCACAATAACTCTTTATACGTTTCTGGAGAattactattttttttgaaacctaTTATTAGGGCATCACGTTCCAATACAGGGACTTCAcatataaaacaaaataagattACTAGGAAGTAAATACAAAAAccccatatccaactatttttcaTAATGGCTAAACTATCCATATTTCATTAgtgataatttttttattatgtaagataatacaattAAATTAGATTACTGATTTGGATTAGATTATATATTTTGAAATAAACTAGATTAGGATTCTGATTACGGCTAGGAACGACACCCATTTTCTAACGGTAGAAGTGTTTTTTTTGTTATATACGGCTAGGAAAAGAAGAACTCTTAGCCGTAACTGGTTTGAAGATATTTTAGGGCTAGAAATTCTGAATTCAAACCTAAACGACATAAGACTTCATTTATCCTTTCCTCTTCAGTTACCGCCAATCATTGTTTTTGTTGGTCCAACCGTGGACTGTATGGTAGTTTTGACGAGGGGGATGATTTTTAAGAAGCTAATAATGTCACGACGTATTGGGTTGGCTGGGATGCTGTCATTTCCATTGGTGATTGATCATAATTGTGATTATATGATGATTATTTTCGTGAAGATATTTCGAGCTTTAGTCACATCATTGGACACTTTAAGATGATAGAAGACTTGGAGTGTTTCTGATATGAAATTTATCAAATAGTATAGGTGCTGCCATTATCGTAATGGTGATAGACGGAAGAAAAGAAGAGCTATTGGTTGCTGCCATCGATGGTTGTTGTTGTTATAGATGGCAGTGGTGACTCATTATTTGCAAGTATATTTTATGGCTAGGTTTAAATTCTATGATGATTATGTAAGACTTACGGTTCTTACATAAATATGCTTGCACTTAGGGGACACTTGAACATGGTAGAGTTTAGTCTAGTATGTTCATGATACAGTCATGTATACTGTTAAATAATCCTCTCATGTAGTACAAGTTCCTATTTCCTGTTGATAACTTAAAACTATAAGTGTTGTGGGAAGTTTCATTGTCTTGGTCTCCTGTtcgattggatttttttttaaagtctgATCAAGACGCCATGGAAATGATTTAACGAATAGTGCACACAAAGAAAAACTACGAAGCTTAATACCATGGCGTGCACTATTCTTTAAATGGTTATGCAAACCTAATTTCTCTGATGATTTCAATCAACCTAACCATTTCGAAcataattgatttgttgattgccaTCACTTCTATCAATTTGCTTCTCACACATCTTTAATAAAAATTCCAATCGACGATTATAAgttttttcgaatcgacgatcaATCGAAGATGATGGCATGTTTCAATTGAAAAAGAGAGGAAGGATTACGGTTGATGAATGAGAggaagtttagaagaagaaaaagaggagcGGATTTTTGCATTGGAATTAGGTTCTGgttttagtttttaggtttttattttaggtGGAGGGTAAGTTAGACATTTTCTATTGCGTCTAGACATCCCATAACCAATTTTTTAGTCATTAGGAATACATGTGAGGCCCCTCTTATTAggaaagtaaaagaaagtcttgTCAAAGTCAATCAGTCAATTTACTTTGACTATTAAAGGTCAATAGCCTTATTTCTCAGACACATTAAATATGTCTGAATGTATTTTGTAATATTCATtcaattcaagataatatcttctgTTTCTTGTTCTTGCTCATCTTATTCTTTGCAATACAATGATTCTTTCAATACTGTGAGAACATATCAATTCTCATGGTATCAGATTAGGTTTCGATCCTACATCAACAAGAAATCAAAGCTTAATAATTTTTCAAAATAATTTTCAGCTTTTGGGTAATAAAAATTCAATATCTTTTCCCAGGTTCAATTTAAGGTTCATCTTCTTCTGAACTTATATGGTAACAACAAGGAGAGGCACTTATCAACGTAATCAGTATCGTAACAATCAAAGTCTTGACAATCGCAATAACATCAAAGATATTTCTCAATTTGAATCTCTGACAATGTCAACTTCCGTTGGATCTGGTAACTTTTGTTCTCTTCCATTCACAAATATTACAAATTTTGTTTCAATGATGTTCGATGGGTCAAATTATTTGCTATGGCGTGATCAATTTGAAGGGGTATTGATTTCTAAAGATCTTTTCGGATATGTAAATGGTGAATTAGTTGAACCACCACGTAATATAATTGTTAATGGAGTTGAAACCATAAATCAAGAATGGGTATCTTGGATAAAGTTAGATCGATTTGTTTCAACTTGTCTTAAAGCAACATTTACTGAAACTGTTAATGGTGATGTTCTTGGTCTTGGTACTTCTAAAGAAATTTGAGATTTTCTTCAAACTAGTTTTAGAACTCAGTATCTTTCTAGGAAAAATATGTTAAGAGCTCAATTACATGGTATTAAGAAGGGTAATCAGTCAATTGTGGTATATcttcaaaatatcaaaattataattgattctttGGCTGCAATTGGTGCAAAAGTTAGTAATGAAGATTTAATGATGTTTGTTATGAATGGGTTGAGTAGTGATTATGATGTATTTTTCATATCCTCACAAAATAGAGAAACTCCATATACTTTTGGAGAGTTAAAAGCAAAATTACTATCACATGAGCAGTTTCTAGCTGAAAGACAGCATCAACATCAGAATGTGTATGATGAACAGAATGCTACTGCTATGTATGCAAGAAATAATTCAAATGGCCATAATTAAAATGGGTCTCATTTGAATGGAACAAATGGCAATGGTGGAAATGAAGGTCCTCACAGAAATAGTCAGCATCAATATGGTTCAAGCTCAAATGGGAATGGAAAGTATCAAAATGGGTCTCATTTGAATGGCAAATCTACTATGGATTATTCTAAAATGTTCTGTCAAATCTGCAAGAAAAAGGGACATCTTGCAacaagatgtttctttagatatCATCCTCCACCAACTGGGTCTTCAAGTAATACTACTCAAGCacattatgcaaatactgatggtGGGATTAATTTTTCTTCAACTGGTGCTGCAAATACTACTATTCTTTCTCAATCTTTTACAGGATTCAGGTGCTCAGCATGTTGCCCTTAATGATGATCCTGCTTCGTCTGCTGGTAGCGTTTGGATTTCAGATAGTGGAGCATCAACACGACTGGAGATAGGACAATTCTTAAAAATACTTCTAATTACACAGGCAAGGATGCTGTTGTCATTGGTAATGGTaagaaattatctatcactcttACTGGCAGTACTACTATTGATACACCTAAAACTAGTTTTAGGTTGGATGATGTCCTTCTTG encodes:
- the LOC113349905 gene encoding serine/threonine-protein kinase tricorner-like, encoding MDSARSWFSKFQPRDKFRAKKEAPDGKEGSKLVVNDEMVPSNVTKQKVAAAKQYIENHYKEQMKNLQERKERRDMLERKLADADVSEEEQNNLFKHLEKKETEYMRLQRHKMGADDFELLTMIGKGAFGEVRVCREKATSHVYAMKKLKKSEMLRRGQVEHVKAERNLLAEVDSNCIVKLYCSFQDEEFLYLIMEYLPGGDMMTLLMRKDTLTEDEAKFYIGETILAIESIHKHNYIHRDIKPDNLLLDKCGHMKLSDFGLCKPLDCSTLHEKDFSVANNGNGSQQNDEGRTAPKRTQQEQLQHWQRNRRMLAYSTVGTPDYIAPEVLLKKGYGMECDWWSLGAIMYEMLVGYPPFYSDEPMSTCRKIVNWRTHLKFPEEAKLSVEAKDLIGKLLCNVEQRLGTKGANEIKAHPWFDGVEWDRLYQMEAAFIPEVNDELDTQNFEKFEEAENQTQTSAKSGPWRKMLSSKDINFVGYTYKNFEIVNDHQVPGLAELKKKSTKSKRPSIKSLFDDDSRHPHQPVQGSFLNLLPPQLEVSETQQSP